The Desulfovibrio inopinatus DSM 10711 genome segment CTGAGCTCGCGTTGAAACAGCCCGATGCCGCAAAATTGGCTCGAAATCAAGCTATTCGTGTGACCGGAAACCCGGCTTTGGTTGATCAATCGATAACCGAAGTGGTTTCCACATTGCCTTCTGCTCCTTCCTCTGCACAAGAAACCAAACACGACGACTTGTCCGAGACTATTCACGAAGACGTTCCTGGTGCATCTTCTGATGTGCCTGAAACAAATCAGACTGTCGAGCACAATGACCATGCTATAGAATTAGATGCGTTCATCAAGCAGCAACAAGAAGCGCTTGCCCGTACCAAACGATCTTCGGCGATAGCTCTAGATACAGTTGGTGAGCATGCGTCTGATCGTGCCGACAATAATGCGCGTGCAGTCTCTGATGATGTGATGGAAACCGAAGCCAATGAACAACAATCGGAGGCTCCGGCTGATCATGGCGTTTTGGCTCTGTTGCATGATCCGAAGTGGAAGGAAACGGCGACACACAAATCAACACATTATGTTTTGCTCGAAAGTTCATATGCCAAGGAAGATGCAGCTCGGGAGCGAGCCCGTGCCCTTGAGCAAATGGGCGTGACAGCAACGACCGATGCGATGATCATGGGGCGACGCGGCATCTGGTACCGTGTCCTTATCGGATCGCATCCCAGCTTGGAAGTTGCAAAACATGCCCGGGACGAATTGGCCAAAAACAAGGGACTTACGAATCTCGTGATTTTGAAAATGGATGATTAAAGCTTCTTACCGGTGGAAACGATAACAGAACGTTTCGTCAGGAGATGGTGAATTTCCTCGAAGCATGTCACATGCATCATAATGCCGAGATCGATGAACAGTGGTTTACAAGGTGCTTCGCAGAGCGATGCAAAGCGGCATGCGAGAATAGCCGAGCGATGTTCGCCGTGCAATTGGCCATAATCGCTGAGGCGTGCGGTCAAGCGTGTTGAAAAAACACTATATGAGGATTTGAGGTTGGCTTGAAAATAGCGTCTGAGTGCGTCGAGAAAATGTGTTGAAAGTGCATTTTTTCCAAATTCATCAAGGTGGCCAGCTTCTCGAATTGCTTCCAACGCAGAGAAGGCAAAGAGGTAGATGACCTCTTCTCGCGCTTTCTTGAGTTCAGTAGGTGTCAAATCGAATCGGTTGAAATTATAATTAAACGCGATGGCGTGCTTCACAACCTCCATGAGTTCTTCCGCCAACTGAGTGGCGGGAAGTTTCTTTTTTCGTCCAATCATTCGTGTCTCGAATCCTTACGAAGCTATTGCGCCTTGTGGGCATCGAATGTTTTTTTGTCAACAATGTCCCAATACGCATAGAACTCCGCATCAGCTGGAAATGCTGTCATGACGGCGGCATTGTTTTGCGCTTGTGTGGGAAGCTTGAGAAAAACGGCTTCCGCCTCCTTGGCGGACTCCATGGCGTATTCAAGGATAATGCTAAAAACAAGGCCCTGTGTCGGAGTATAGTAGGGAAGCATGCGTACAGGCAGCTCCATTTTTTTGAATCGATGAAGTGCCGTGTAGGCTGAATTCAAATCTTGTGTCTCAGCAAGCTCTATAAAGAAGCCGTTGACCGGGATGAATGCTTCTTGCGTGGAGATAGCCGGAAAAATAATTTCTTTGCCAGCGGGAACTCGATCAATATCTGAGATATCGGGATTGGCTCGGGCTACTTGCCGATGCAATCGTGAACCGTAACGACCATATATGTCGTGAATCATGTTTGAGACATAGGCTTTTCTCCCCATGGGGAGGCTGCCTAATTCCGATGGGTGTTCAAAGTACGTCTTCTCGGGTGTCGGCGTGGCGGTGGATGCGGTTTCATTTTCGGGCAGTGAATCATGAGCTGTCGTGATGTCCACTTGCGACGTGTTCAATGACGTATTCGGCGTAGTGCCCTGTGGTGCGATCGCATCCGATGAAGGAACCTGCGCCATTTCCGTTGGATGTACCTCAGAGACGGAAGGTACCCGTTGAGGGACTGGGGATTGTTGTATGGTGATGGCTGTAGCAGGCTCCGAACTTGAGGTTGCTACACGTTCTTGAACCAAACTCGGAGACGGGGTGGGAGGTGGAGTCGGAGATGCAGAGGGGAGCGCGGTTGAATGATGGTCCGGTGCCTGTTGGGTATTGTCGAGAGAAGGAGACGGTGTTTCATCAGCCTGCTTCGTTGTTGTCGACGAAGGGGACGAAACAAGCGTGTACCACGTATTTGCAAGCTTTGTAGGAATGGATGTTTGCAACACGCCAAATATCCCGACACCGAGGATAAGCATTATCGCTATAATCAGTCCAGGGCGTCGTTCTGATCGCGAGCCTTCGATAATTTCATTTGTATTTTGTCGAACAAACCAAAACGTGACACGTTTTTTTTGACGTAGGACCAGGCGCATGAGTAACTGGTGGCATAAGCTGACAACACGACGAGGGTTGCCTTTTGCTTTTTTATAAATGGCCCATATAGCCGCAGTGGTAAAAAGCGATACAGCTCGATCGTCTTTTCCCGTGCGTTCCAGGCGGAAACGGACCATTCGGAGGGCATTTTTGAAGTCCATGCGCTCAATACGCTGCAATAACCCGATGCGACCGGAGAACGCGCTATTCATGCCAAGTGTAATTTCAAACTCTTTTTGTGCAAAAACAATTATTTGCAAGAGCTTGAAACGATCCGTTTCCAGGTTGAGCAACTCGCGGACAACCTCAAGAATAGGAGGCTGCATCTTTTGACCTTCGTCAATGACGAGAATGCCCAGTTCTTCCCCGGAGCCGAATCGTTCCGTAAACGCTTTTTCCAGTGTTTCCTTGATTCCTCGTTCATTGTTCGGGATCGCGATGCCAAATTGATTGGCAACTTCACGATACATTTCCAGAGGCGTCGAAAAGGAGGGATCTGTAATCATGTGGACGCTTGCCTGTTTGTGCGCCGAAAAATTTCGGTACAACATACGGGCCAAGGTGGTTTTACCCGTACCGACATCACCAAGAATAACACTGAGGCCATTTTTCGCCGTGACGGTATATTCAATCATGCGAAGAATACGGCCGTGCTGTCGCGTAGGGTAAAACAAATCGGGATCAGCCGAGGCCGGAAAGGGCTCGGCTTTGAGATTGATATATTCCATGTAATGCATTGTGGCTCCAGTCTGGGCAAAAAAAGTCGGTACGGCGTATCGTCTCGTCGACACTTTGGGCTGGTAAGAAGTTATAGTCCGGATGTTTCGCGTAAGACAAGATGCTGCAGAAGCCGAAGTACCATGGGTTTCTGCGGATTTTCAGAAGGAGATGTAACGAGGGATGCACAAACTCCACGGATTGCTTCTGGATTACCCCAGGTCCAAGCGTAGAACAAGAACTTGACAAGAATGGATATGTGTCGCGTCCGATGTGGCGCTAAGTATTTGAGTTGCGCAATGGCAAAACAATGGGTCTCGGAAAAGCTTAGCGGCGAAACATGGGCGGATGTTTCAATTCTCGACATGACATTCGGATGTTCATGTATGGCCTTGAAATGTTCAGGCCTCATTAAAAGAACAATCTGGATGGTTTTTTGTCCGTCCAGTTCATCCAAAAGAAGCTCGTGGATAACGCTCCATACGTCGTTATGAAGTCTATTAACATCGTCGATAAAGAGAACGGTTGGCGCTGGATGTTCCATGCTCCGGGTCTTCAGAGTGCGGCGTAACCGATCCATGATAGCGCGTTCTGTCGCTTCGGGCGACATGAGCTGCTTGTGAAACAGGCCATCAAGTACAGAAATCAAATCTTTTCGACAATGAAACTGTCCGGAAGGGAGAAACATGGGATGCATTCCGGAGTCACCCCCAGCATACTTACGCACGAGTTCCCGACATAATGCAGATTTTCCCGAACCAGGTTTGCCGATGACGACATTGAGTCCTCGACGATCTCGAATGGAGGCCCATAACAGCGCGGCCTCGTGTTCATTTTTCTTTGACCAATAGTATGGGGTTGTCATGGGCAAAAGCTTTGTTTGGTCAGATTGACAA includes the following:
- a CDS encoding tetratricopeptide repeat protein — encoded protein: MLRIGALFCMGCLVVACCGCTQGADTSWKRLLTTTKQERQGDALFEQGQYDEAERAYHDALKEGASPASIAYRIGQLRLAQQQNEAALEAFHQAVELDDNMAKAHAGAGKAALKLGRYEDAATALGKAATLAPQDWTLLVYLTATELALKQPDAAKLARNQAIRVTGNPALVDQSITEVVSTLPSAPSSAQETKHDDLSETIHEDVPGASSDVPETNQTVEHNDHAIELDAFIKQQQEALARTKRSSAIALDTVGEHASDRADNNARAVSDDVMETEANEQQSEAPADHGVLALLHDPKWKETATHKSTHYVLLESSYAKEDAARERARALEQMGVTATTDAMIMGRRGIWYRVLIGSHPSLEVAKHARDELAKNKGLTNLVILKMDD
- a CDS encoding AAA family ATPase, producing the protein MHYMEYINLKAEPFPASADPDLFYPTRQHGRILRMIEYTVTAKNGLSVILGDVGTGKTTLARMLYRNFSAHKQASVHMITDPSFSTPLEMYREVANQFGIAIPNNERGIKETLEKAFTERFGSGEELGILVIDEGQKMQPPILEVVRELLNLETDRFKLLQIIVFAQKEFEITLGMNSAFSGRIGLLQRIERMDFKNALRMVRFRLERTGKDDRAVSLFTTAAIWAIYKKAKGNPRRVVSLCHQLLMRLVLRQKKRVTFWFVRQNTNEIIEGSRSERRPGLIIAIMLILGVGIFGVLQTSIPTKLANTWYTLVSSPSSTTTKQADETPSPSLDNTQQAPDHHSTALPSASPTPPPTPSPSLVQERVATSSSEPATAITIQQSPVPQRVPSVSEVHPTEMAQVPSSDAIAPQGTTPNTSLNTSQVDITTAHDSLPENETASTATPTPEKTYFEHPSELGSLPMGRKAYVSNMIHDIYGRYGSRLHRQVARANPDISDIDRVPAGKEIIFPAISTQEAFIPVNGFFIELAETQDLNSAYTALHRFKKMELPVRMLPYYTPTQGLVFSIILEYAMESAKEAEAVFLKLPTQAQNNAAVMTAFPADAEFYAYWDIVDKKTFDAHKAQ
- a CDS encoding ATP-binding protein — translated: MTTPYYWSKKNEHEAALLWASIRDRRGLNVVIGKPGSGKSALCRELVRKYAGGDSGMHPMFLPSGQFHCRKDLISVLDGLFHKQLMSPEATERAIMDRLRRTLKTRSMEHPAPTVLFIDDVNRLHNDVWSVIHELLLDELDGQKTIQIVLLMRPEHFKAIHEHPNVMSRIETSAHVSPLSFSETHCFAIAQLKYLAPHRTRHISILVKFLFYAWTWGNPEAIRGVCASLVTSPSENPQKPMVLRLLQHLVLRETSGL